The region TTTCGTCGAGACGAAACACGTATcacacgtatactgtaatttcgtggtttcaatccaagtgatgcaaataactattgcgcAAACGATATATCAAGGTACTCGCTTCGCTCATATCAGCAATCTAGACCCTTAACAGGAAAACAGccgtattttttttgaaatcagcTTACTTTAACTGATAGCAGCCATTATCCTTCACAAGAGCCCGAATAATCTCCACCGTCGATATTTGGCAATGTCTATCTGtatgtgtgatataatttttcaatgaattttgggTCATAATTCcactaggtagtctacctctatcaTGATGTCTATaatgatgaaagaaaatattcgtaTTTATGTTTATGGTAGAAATAAAACCGTTTCCGTTTTGGTTTTATTACACATAGTAtgtataatatttatttaattactcaatatatatatatatattcattcataatttataataattcaataatattcttttgttttcttcttcttcctttcctttttaatcaaaaaatatatttagattagatatatttatatttataatttatataaTGCTTTTAAATATATAATTATATAAACTCAACAGTGAATGCATCATAAGTTGTTGtagttatttttattatttttttgtttaattaatttagttacactttttttcttcattgttATTATGTTatatcaataattttatttcaataatttgattttcattattttcgaattacATTTacgttatttatttttctttagtttttattCAAGCGTTGCTGTGTTgttaaccttttacaaacgGCAAGCATAACACCATGTTACATTGATTTCGTTTGAAAGTCTTtgtgtttgtatggaaaatcttttacttcattagttttaacatacgtTAATAGTCATTTTTTCGTCGTCTTTGTCGATaaaacagatgactagccgtttctaaaaggttattTTAGTTTATGTCGTTTAAATTTATCCTACATTGTTTTATACGTTTAACTTTTGTCATTTAAGATtatcatttgattttttttttattaaatagaaaattgttggACATGTTATCTCGTATAGATATTTAGAAGGATTtatgaatatattttgttgagctaaaagtgtggatttttttgttaaatattttgtatgtgtATAACATCTAtgtaatttcaaaacaaataacaTCACATTTCAAGAATAGACAgagtacaattttttttattattgacaCTCAACAGtacttttattttccaatttttttttttcattttttttcactcgtaaaaaatccatttccttgAATTGATTAAGCAACTGGaacatatttatataaaaatttgtatggataaTAATTTCCCGctgtaaagttttttttaagcgATCGACAACACAAGACATATTTGGTTGAGTTCCAGTTTTTCCAcgtaaaaaatgttaaaatgttaGCTGtaaaaaatctcttttttgtgtataatgtCGGATTCGTACTTGTTTCATAAATGATTGTAGTACAGTACGCTTTATAACCGAATTTTACCAATACTTTTAAATTATCACTAAGCCTCAGCATTTTATCATAGCCAACTTTCCAAAGATGGAACCATTTTCATTACATGCAGAAGTAAGTACAATAAATTAACACTATAGATTTGGTGTGAACGACTATGTTGTTTGGGAAGAAATCAATTCAAGAAAGATAAgataaatttcttaaaatctttcatcacacgacagagtaaaataaaccaggcaggagcggttcattttcgaaacgtcaaataagggaccaaatacactgtatgaaaatgaactgaaatgacataaattgaaaaattttattcgcaaaaaatgtagggctactagattattcaggtccctagtcaaatcagcgctactgcctggttaactttactctgtcgtgctttcacttaaatcaaaaatcaaactgaattTGACTAGTGTTGACTGTTTTGCAATCAGTCAGTGTtgtaaaacaagaaaattaatcTAGCGGATCGTATACAGTAACACTCTCACATACAGATGGCAAGCATATCATTAGTTTAGCGAATCTAGTACTTGATTTcatattaatattttcaacacattgaaataaaaaatcttttacttcatatgtTTTGACACGTAGTTTGATAAATATGTAAGACGACGCTACCCAGGAgctcattattttttttttcattgatatttTCGACGACAGATGATAAAACATGACCCAGCAtggttttttatgttttttacaGTCATATCTAAAAGTTCCGTCGAGTTATCAATCCACTTTGTTCTGTGGAAACTTGATTGTAGAATCTaccagaatttttaaaaatatgttCTTCAAAAATGTAGAGCCTGCAAAGTTGTAAAGGGTTCATTTCGAGTCTCTGAACGTTCTATACATTATGAATTGGATTACTTTTAAGAACAATGTACGCATAGATCGCTGAAGATagactgaaattttcataaaatgtaacGACTCAAGGGTTCACTATTGTAATATTGACAATAAAATGTCGTCAGATATCATTAAAGAAATGGAATGCAGCAAGGACTATTTTAAGAgatttaaatttctaaaattacagtgaacgacatctcaaatgtctcactgtcaaatttttctgagaattttattgtgtcattgcatattcacaatgacattctctgaaaaaaaatgacagtgagacatttgagatgtcgttcactgtatgaaaatttgttaaaaattacataaaatgatcaaaaaccaaatatttggagttttttttttcaaattccgTAAATAGTCCCTGAAATGCGGAGTCCAGTAATTTTTCTGGTGTCCTAGAGATTGTTATTACATTTCTGATATATTATTTCGTCTGTGCTTATCAATCATTCTGTCTTTGCATGATATTTCTGATGACATAATGTCGAGAAGTCATTagttttgcaaatatttttgtcgcaAAAAGTAATGTGAAAGCACTGTATAAAAAGGGAAAATGTATGTCCTCGGGTATATACCCAATTTTTTTGAGCTTTACTGGGaagacaaaataattttaaaatgtggAAGTAGAACAGGTTAGGAAGTGGTCAGATTTGCATATGAATCTGAATGGCTACTCCATGTTTCgatgacattttatttaaaaattcctCCGGGAAGACTGATTAAAGTTTAGCTAGTCCACCTACTACACAGCTTCCGTGCACGTTATGAAATATGTTCTGCAGACATGTCCAGTATCATTATGTATAATTAGagaatgtaaacaaaataaaacaacgaaaaaaatctttcagaAAATCTCCGAAGACAATAAACCAACTCAAGTGTACGTTGGAGTGTTTAATCCATAAATAAATCGTCGATAAACAATTTACCCATATTGATTGCCATCACGTCAACGTTTCATATAACATTATGTGAAAGTGTTGTATTTCGATTGATGTTGATTTTGTTCGGCTgaataaatatacaaaataccACTTCGAGGGGAAAATCTTTCTTTTCTCACATGCAGACCATTTCTTATTTGGAAATTGTGTTATTTAGTTGTAGAGGAGATAAGCTACTCTAAGACTGATAAATGCTACAATGGAGTAGAACAGActcaaatttgtttgaattcgAATTGATCATAAGACTCTGTGCAAAGAAATGTTCGGTAATTCTTTTCAGTTAAACCATTTACAGACGACAAACAATCACTAGTCCAATTAActaatctgctacttcttttgttcataTTTGCAAACGATTGACACAAAAGTCTCTCACTTCATCATATATTCAACCATAAAAGAACTGATGAGCCACATACCTTATCGCTTATTGTTATCATCGCTGTCGACAAGTTCTGATTCTGGCGACTCTCctgaatttatccaaaatgtACCAGATTCAAAACTAGCTTCAAATCGACCCGTTTATGACATTCATAAATTTACTAAATTTCCTACTCATTCTAGTCTTGGCAACGGTGAGAAATGGATAACCAAATCGTAAAGGAAATACTTGCAGCGTCAATTTATCTGACTCAATGTTTGATCTTTCTTTAAACTGACGaatgaaatctattttttttaatgatttaagGACGACAAGAGGCCGCAGTCATGTTAatttaaggaaaaaaattggtaagaaaaagttttactttttgcCTTCGTTCGTTTGATTTGACTTGGCTGAAGGTGCATTAGATGGAAGTGTTTGAGATGCCTTTTTCGAATTGTTCGCATTTGCTGGAGTGGCTGGAGTTGGATCGTCGAGGAACAGTGGATTTTTAACTTCCATCTCGCCAGTctgtaaaacaacaaaacaaaacaaaaatttaacttcaaTTCACCTGCGgtcatttgaattaatttttcttaccGGCGCTAGTCCGGGACACTCGTACACCGTGTAATCTCCTTCTTCGTTTTCATCATCACTCTCTACATCCGACAACGAACCGTTGCGGTCGTTGTTGACACGATTTTCCATCGCTATGATCTGTTGCTTTTGATGCTGGTAGTGATACATGTGAGCACTCTGTGCCAACCGTCGATCACCCGATGGTGAAATCTCTTTGTTTGGACCAGTAACTCCGTATGCTGGATATTCGACATCAGCGGCCGCaattccttttttatgcaaGGTATACCAACCTATTCCCAATGCAATAAGTCCAACGGTtactgaaaatttgagaagaaaagttaaaagaaaatttgaactcTTCGACGTTCTACAGTTCTATAACGTTCTACGGCAACAGCATTTCATTTACCTGCAGCACTCACGCCAGCAATCAACGCTACAACGTACATTCCCGTTGCGGAATCCATTTCCATATGTTTTTTGATTACATCGCTCCTAAATCGACCATTTAGACCCGAATTGATGATCACATCCTCTTGTCCATTTTTCTGCAATTCCTCGTACAAAAGTTTCAAATCATTCCGGGTGAAAACATCCATTGACTTCGATGACAAATTGTTATTGGTCTTCGGTTTCACTTCCATCGGTGCCTTCATTTTATAAGATGGTACCTTATCATCAGTACTGTGCGACTGACTCAACTTGTTTTGTTCGACTGCATATTGAACGTTATCATCTTGAGATCGTTCATAGTTATCTCGCAGTTCTGTGGTGGAATCATAGAATCGTGGATCGGCCGGACTTATTGCGAACGGAATCGCGTCGTCAGACGAAGTTTTTTCGGGAAATTCATAGGAAAACGCAGGTGTACGTTGGAAAAAATCATCGTCTGGTGGCGATGGGCCATGATTGTGTTGATGCTTCATTTGGAGATTCTTTTGATGCTGCAGTTGTTGCTGATAGTGACGTCGAGCCTGCTCTTCGATGATATTCGTTAATTGAGATAGAAGAtatgcattttcattttgacttTGAACTTGGCCCCAACTTGGCGATTGAGGTGGTTTTCGTAGACCTGGAAAGTTGTTTTCTTTCGTCAATTGATTGTGAATCGAAATTGCTAGATTTAGAGTTTAGAACAGTTCGAAGGTGTTTCACAGTTGTGGAATTAGTGCTCGACGGTAGACATTTGCTTTTCCGTTCACAAGGTGGTGTGAAGAAACAGGTATCATTTTGAGTAGTTGGTTCTGCATTAGCATTATCGTATGAACTACGATCAAAACTACTGAAAGCATTCAAAATAGATGATGAACGAAATTGATGTTCATTCATTATGAACTGGGCGTGAACGAGAGGTTACGACAAAGTGGAGTAATGACCAAGACGCTATACTTAGGATAAGCTTAAGTTCTCAAAAAGGTATGTCGAGCACATAGGGCACAGTTGGGCATTTTGTACGTTGCGTCAGTATAGTTGAGAAGAGGGAATCAACTTTGTTGAAAATGATGATAATATGCGATACCAGCTGGGTGAACTGCTATTGGCGTTTTAACATTCACATTAGAATGTTCGTCCTCCGAAACATTGTACTGGAACGGTGGTTGTTGCTGTTGCCTCTTCTGAATGTCTCATCTTTGTCATTGTAAAATTATTCTGTTTGTTTTAATGTGACCTTTCTACCACTCAGACGTTCGCTGGAATGATGGGACTattcattaattttcgaaCGCAAAAAGCAGCGTGTCCCATGAGACCGAACCTTTTGCTACCTTCCTACGTTATGAAATTATAGAACAGTCTCAAGTGTACTACAGgcagaaatttgattttcccaaagtcatttcaatcttttatgtaaaattacagtcttaaaaggaaatttaattggatCATATGGCAGATGGAAATTACAACAAATAAGCCAGCTTCAGAAACTATTAGTTCTACAAGAACGATAATAGAAGTTAAAGAAAGTCAAACTGGGAGTAGGGAGTCCAATTTAATTGAAGCTTTTATCTCACGTCGTTGGTTAGTTTTCTCAGCTCGTTATGTCTGTTATGTCCCAGCTCGTTAAGTGAAAAATTGTGTCTGAGAAAAACTTCCAAATTCTTAATAAGGTTTCATCGCAATAAGCAAGGCCGTCAAATTAATCTTTGTTCATTGAATGAAATGACACCTGTTTTTGCGAACATTACATTTCGCATTAATTACGATCAATTGTTCACAATTTACACGTACAACGACAAATTGCAGAAAGAAATACCTGGTTCGTTCTGTTATCGCAAACCAGTTTCACGAAATTGAACACAAAAGTTTAAACATTTAACTGAGTTGTATATAATGTCTACTCGTTACAAGCAACCTGGGCTAATTAGTGGTAATGATATGcacagaaattgaattttacgaaaaattagatttaCCTGGAAAATATTCCGTTTCAGCTAACGAAATTTGTATACAAAATCCTAGCTCTATCATAAGCacaattaattgaaacatCGTttctttttgcattatttttcCGCACATATGGTAGCAATTTATATTGTTATCTTAAACCATCTTAAATGTTTATCGTCGCTATACAAAAACCACCTTTTCAATAAAACTCGGTTTAAAACATTATATGCCCACACACAACACAGGAAAATCAATATTCGGTTTTATGCACGACAGTTTTTCTACCACTGAAAATTCGTTCTGTTATACTCAAACGAAAttaactacaaaaaaaaatgtacgaaaaagtttcaaaacgACAATCGcgaatttatataaaaaagctTTCCGTATGCCACACCAGTGTGACTGCAGAACAATCTGACTAGAATTTGATATTATTGAAGAATATGAGTTTAGCAAATTGACGATTATTTCACtcgaatttttacaaaaaataatatgaTTTGTTACGATATTTGAAACGGACAATATAATCCTGCTTggttcacaaaattttctttgctgATAATGACGTTGTGACGTCGAAGCTTTATACAAGCACGCAGCAATATTTGTGCTGCTATGAATGGCAGTGGCTATGTTTTGTGGTGTTAGttatgttgaaatatattttccagcACAGGGTAGATAGAAAGTCTGGCCATGGTTCCAACAGTCAGTGGATTAATATCTTTCCCTCCTAGTTATCCCTTTACAGCGAGCAGGCACCACTAACACGTCGAGTCTGTTAATTTTTATCTAAGATTTTTTCAACAGACTGTTACGCGATCTTTTAATTCATGCAGGCTCCTCACTCACTTTTTGTCGTCTGTTACATTGTAGTTGTCGAAAAGTCGATTCAACCCGAAACCATCGATTGTGGaaagcaaatttattaatgAAACATAACGCATGCGCGTTTTTAGCACTTGAATGAAGTTATCTATCTCATTATAAATGTTACCTACATATATAGCAGCTCCCTTTGACTTGTTATATTCTGAATGTAGACTTGGTTGAATTTAAATGAAGTGATTTTCACACATAGTTTGCAATATATAATACGGAGCGTTGTCTTTGATATAATGCCTTTACTTTATACACTGTTAAAGAGAGGGTaacgaattattatttttttctttgagtAGATTGAATTCAGTAACCTTTCAACAATAATGGCAAATTTTCGGCCTTTGACTCGCTTCCTTTCAATCTATTGCATTTTCGTTCGGCCTGTGATCGATGATATTGGAGGCAGGGGGTATTTAGGGTATTTAGGGTTCACACTTATTCAACATTCGTTTTCGTGAGGTGTGTTCTACactgtcaaaattttgtcACGATTGACAGATTGACTTCACAGatgaagttattttttttcgtttttatatcTGACTGTGACGTTATTCAATTGTTTCAaccataaatttgttttcgaattacactcaaaatttccagaatcgatcattttattttgatttttctttaagtttgCGTCGTCCTTTCTTTTACTTAGAAGGCTTAAGAGCTTATTATTTTCGTCTTCATAGATCTCATGATACCGTGATGTGTTGCGAGCCAATCGAAAGTAATC is a window of Bradysia coprophila strain Holo2 unplaced genomic scaffold, BU_Bcop_v1 contig_350, whole genome shotgun sequence DNA encoding:
- the LOC119080053 gene encoding uncharacterized protein LOC119080053; translation: MCGKIMQKETMFQLIVLMIELGFCIQISLAETEYFPGLRKPPQSPSWGQVQSQNENAYLLSQLTNIIEEQARRHYQQQLQHQKNLQMKHQHNHGPSPPDDDFFQRTPAFSYEFPEKTSSDDAIPFAISPADPRFYDSTTELRDNYERSQDDNVQYAVEQNKLSQSHSTDDKVPSYKMKAPMEVKPKTNNNLSSKSMDVFTRNDLKLLYEELQKNGQEDVIINSGLNGRFRSDVIKKHMEMDSATGMYVVALIAGVSAAVTVGLIALGIGWYTLHKKGIAAADVEYPAYGVTGPNKEISPSGDRRLAQSAHMYHYQHQKQQIIAMENRVNNDRNGSLSDVESDDENEEGDYTVYECPGLAPTGEMEVKNPLFLDDPTPATPANANNSKKASQTLPSNAPSAKSNQTNEGKK